A window of Aquitalea denitrificans contains these coding sequences:
- a CDS encoding DHA2 family efflux MFS transporter permease subunit, translating to MQFLVASGMLTPLIIATALFMENMDATVISTSLPAIAQDLLVDPVALKLALTSYLVSLAVFIPVSGWMADRFGARRIFRSAILVFMVGSVLCGFSGSLESFVLARFVQGIGGAMMVPVGRLVILRTTRKDELVRALSYLTIPALLGPVIGPPLGGFITTYFHWRWIFFINIPIGFLGMLLAGRYIENLRDENVPSLDKTGFVLTGVGLSLLMLGLATEGKHMLSTTLSLGVSVLGAMMLLGYLLHYRRVKEPLLDLSLLRLPTFHASVLGGFLIRMGIGATPFLLPLMLQLGFGYSPFESGLLTCSTAVGAIFMKTIVSRVLERFGFKSVLSWNAVFVALSMAAYGLFRPDTPHWMMLLVFVLGGFLRSLQFTSLNAIAFADIGQVRMSHATSLSSVAQQLAAGFGVTFAAMSLQVIAGVQGHIVLQSSDFAWSFVVMGGLTLLSVFFFWRLDRNAGASLAMRGEEGKVQEN from the coding sequence ATGCAGTTTCTTGTTGCCAGCGGCATGCTGACGCCGCTCATCATTGCCACCGCGCTATTCATGGAAAACATGGATGCCACGGTGATTTCCACTTCCTTGCCGGCCATTGCGCAGGATTTGCTGGTTGATCCGGTGGCGCTCAAGCTGGCACTGACATCCTATCTGGTGAGTCTTGCCGTTTTCATTCCAGTCAGTGGCTGGATGGCAGACCGCTTCGGTGCACGACGGATCTTCCGCTCGGCCATCCTGGTTTTCATGGTGGGTTCAGTCCTGTGCGGCTTCAGTGGTTCGCTTGAGTCTTTTGTACTGGCACGTTTCGTTCAGGGGATAGGCGGGGCGATGATGGTGCCTGTCGGACGCCTGGTCATTTTGCGTACCACACGCAAGGATGAGCTGGTGAGGGCCTTGAGTTATCTGACCATTCCAGCCCTGCTGGGGCCGGTAATAGGCCCGCCACTGGGGGGCTTCATCACCACTTATTTCCACTGGCGCTGGATTTTCTTCATCAATATCCCGATTGGCTTTCTTGGCATGCTGCTGGCCGGACGTTATATCGAAAATCTGCGCGATGAGAATGTACCGTCACTGGATAAGACCGGCTTTGTATTGACGGGTGTCGGTCTGTCTCTGCTGATGCTCGGATTGGCGACCGAGGGCAAGCATATGCTGTCAACGACGTTGTCTCTGGGCGTCAGTGTGCTGGGGGCCATGATGCTGCTGGGTTATCTACTGCATTACCGGCGCGTGAAAGAGCCGCTGCTTGATTTGTCTTTGCTACGCCTCCCCACCTTTCATGCCAGTGTGCTAGGTGGCTTTCTCATCCGTATGGGAATTGGCGCTACTCCTTTTCTACTGCCTTTGATGTTGCAACTGGGTTTTGGCTATTCTCCCTTCGAGTCAGGCTTGCTGACTTGCTCCACGGCGGTGGGAGCCATCTTCATGAAAACCATTGTATCCCGAGTGCTGGAGCGGTTTGGCTTCAAGAGTGTACTGAGCTGGAACGCGGTGTTTGTTGCCCTGTCGATGGCTGCATATGGTTTGTTTCGCCCTGATACGCCTCACTGGATGATGTTGCTGGTGTTCGTTCTGGGCGGGTTTCTGCGCTCACTGCAATTTACCAGCCTGAATGCGATTGCTTTTGCCGATATTGGGCAGGTGAGAATGAGTCACGCAACCAGCTTGTCCAGCGTGGCTCAGCAATTGGCCGCAGGTTTTGGTGTCACATTTGCGGCCATGAGCTTGCAGGTGATAGCTGGTGTTCAGGGACATATTGTCTTGCAGAGCAGCGACTTCGCATGGTCTTTTGTGGTGATGGGGGGGCTGACCCTGCTTTCCGTATTCTTCTTCTGGAGGCTGGATCGCAATGCCGGTGCTTCGCTGGCCATGCGTGGTGAGGAAGGCAAGGTGCAAGAAAATTGA
- the acpA gene encoding acid phosphatase — protein sequence MTHCKPLLAPIALAIALAGCNSIPATPPVTTGSLDAIQNVVVIFAENRAFDNLYGLFPSANGIPGVNPSSRGSYVPQKDFDGSVLPVLPPTWGGLTAAGQAVTLPQSQTMGWPNRPFPLDDPKGVQGSATVVSQEVTTRDLVHRFYNNQMQINGGANDKFAAYSDAGGLSMGYYDGSKMALWKLARQYTLADNFFMGAFGGSFLNHQYLICACAPQYPHADAADSPARDSISAIDTDAQGRFLRLTPAAGAKASVLDGKATYKNDGNLTPKDKQGMFYAVNTMQPLYQPSGNAPAANGASQYADKAKATTLPTQTGPTIGDRLSARGVSWAWYAGGWNAALAARSNIYNGSTPNFQPHHQPFNYYADFDPQTRQANRHAHLKDFDAEFLQAAQAGTLPTVSFYKPQGNVNQHAGYASVADGDAHIAQVIARLQQSPQWKNMLIVVTYDENGGIYDHAPVPQGDRWGPGSRIPAIIISPYARKGFVDHTQYDTGSILRFLTRRFELQPLPGVLERDAGLRANGAAPMGDLSNALNLPQH from the coding sequence ATGACGCACTGCAAGCCCCTGTTGGCCCCGATCGCACTGGCAATTGCTCTTGCTGGCTGCAACAGCATACCGGCAACACCGCCGGTGACCACTGGCTCCCTTGATGCCATTCAGAATGTGGTGGTGATTTTTGCAGAAAACCGCGCGTTCGATAATCTTTACGGCCTCTTCCCTAGCGCCAATGGCATTCCCGGGGTAAATCCATCTTCCCGTGGCAGCTATGTGCCGCAGAAGGATTTCGATGGTTCCGTCCTGCCGGTACTGCCGCCGACATGGGGCGGGCTGACGGCTGCCGGACAGGCCGTCACCTTGCCGCAGTCGCAAACCATGGGTTGGCCAAACCGTCCTTTCCCGCTGGATGATCCCAAGGGTGTGCAAGGCAGTGCCACCGTAGTGTCGCAGGAGGTGACAACACGAGATCTGGTACATCGCTTCTATAACAACCAGATGCAAATCAATGGTGGTGCCAACGACAAGTTTGCCGCTTATTCCGATGCCGGCGGTCTGAGCATGGGCTATTACGATGGCAGCAAAATGGCCTTGTGGAAGCTGGCGCGTCAGTACACGCTGGCAGACAACTTTTTCATGGGTGCTTTTGGTGGTTCCTTCCTCAATCACCAGTACCTGATTTGTGCCTGCGCCCCACAATATCCGCATGCCGATGCGGCTGATTCTCCGGCTCGCGACTCCATCTCGGCCATCGACACCGATGCGCAGGGACGTTTCTTGCGCCTGACCCCTGCTGCCGGTGCCAAGGCATCTGTTCTGGATGGCAAGGCAACTTACAAAAACGACGGTAACCTGACACCAAAAGACAAGCAGGGCATGTTCTATGCGGTCAATACCATGCAACCGCTATATCAGCCCAGCGGCAATGCGCCAGCGGCCAATGGCGCCAGCCAGTATGCCGATAAGGCCAAGGCCACGACGTTGCCGACGCAAACCGGGCCCACCATTGGCGACAGGCTCAGCGCCAGGGGAGTCAGCTGGGCATGGTATGCCGGTGGCTGGAATGCGGCACTGGCTGCGCGCAGCAATATTTACAACGGCAGTACGCCAAACTTCCAGCCACATCATCAGCCTTTCAACTATTACGCAGATTTCGATCCGCAGACCCGGCAGGCAAACCGTCATGCGCATCTGAAGGATTTTGACGCAGAATTCTTGCAGGCTGCGCAAGCAGGCACACTACCGACAGTGTCATTCTATAAACCACAAGGCAACGTCAACCAGCACGCCGGTTACGCCAGTGTCGCCGATGGCGACGCCCACATTGCGCAAGTGATTGCCCGTCTGCAGCAAAGCCCGCAGTGGAAGAACATGCTGATTGTGGTGACTTACGATGAAAACGGCGGCATCTACGACCATGCACCGGTCCCGCAAGGTGACCGCTGGGGGCCGGGTAGCCGCATTCCTGCCATCATCATTTCGCCGTATGCGCGCAAGGGCTTTGTCGATCACACCCAGTATGATACCGGCTCCATCCTGCGCTTCCTGACGCGGCGTTTCGAGCTGCAACCCCTGCCTGGAGTGCTGGAGCGTGATGCCGGCCTGCGTGCCAATGGCGCAGCCCCGATGGGCGATCTGAGCAATGCGCTGAATCTGCCGCAGCACTGA